A stretch of Bombus huntii isolate Logan2020A chromosome 7, iyBomHunt1.1, whole genome shotgun sequence DNA encodes these proteins:
- the LOC126867489 gene encoding putative methyltransferase-like protein 7A isoform X2, with protein MSSKDLWMRDVITSYGLLMLIFLTMVISILRKWPNLRQYVYKVHLTGFEVECAELMVPYKKHLFKSLQYIVSSDKVLRSMGCIRLLEIGVKTGENIRFYSDSTHLIGVDRNLKLPEYLINGNRSWQFSHIIIERLIVGDGSCLKEIPTGYVDVVVTTRSLCSVKSLQSTLREIHRVLTPGGQYLFIEHVPENEGTFVRWLQKVLSQTKIWPSLFGGCHLDIDPIVNIKDVGFHHVTWDIFTLDGYVSHPFHLILSRQHILGVAIR; from the exons ATGAGCAGTAAGGATTTGTGGATGCGCGACGTGATTACAAGTTATGGATTGTTAATGCTTATTTTTCTTACCATGGTGATTTCGATATTGCGAAAATGGCCAAATTTGAGACAGTACGTTTACAAGGTTCACTTAACCGGATTCGAAGTGGAGTGTGCCGAACTCATGGTACCTTATAAGAAGCATTTATTCAAGTCGTTACAGTACATTGTTTCAAGCGACAAAGTATTACGATCCATGGGTTGCATACGTCTGCTTGAGATTGGCGTTAAAACGG GTGAAAATATACGATTTTACTCGGACAGTACGCACTTGATCGGAGTCGACCGAAATCTAAAACTACCAGAATATTTGATAAACGGGAATCGTTCCTGGCAATTCTCGCATATCATTATCGAACGTCTAATAGTTGGCGATGGTAGCTGTTTGAAAGAGATACCCACTGGATATGTAGATGTAGTTGTGACAACAAGATCGTTATGCTCGGTGAAATCGTTGCAGTCGACGCTTCGAGAGATCCACAGGGTATTAACGCcg GGTGgtcaatatttatttatagaacATGTACCTGAGAATGAAGGAACGTTTGTACGATGGTTGCAAAAAGTGTTATCACAAACAAAAATATGGCCATCGCTTTTTGGAGGTTGCCACCTGGATATCGATCCTATTGTGAATATTAAAGATGTTGGTTTCCATCATGTTACATGGGATATATTTACTCTTGACGGTTACGTATCCCACCCTTTTCATTTGATTCTTTCGAGGCAACATATATTAGGCGTAGCGATTCGATAG